The following nucleotide sequence is from Clupea harengus chromosome 17, Ch_v2.0.2, whole genome shotgun sequence.
CTGACAAAATTATGGTTGAGATCATTTGAAGTCGACGATATATCTTCTTGAATATATTCACCACGAAACCAAAACACTGAGAAAAGTCAGAAAAATGGAGTAAGTGTGAAGTTCTCTTAAGTTTTCATTTAGaaatttagcagcatgttttgtgtttgttgtaaGTATAGGCTaatgtttcaaatgtattttactTGTAAACGAGTTTTAATTTAGTAAACAACTGCTTCTGCTCTTACTTGGACAACTCCTACAACTTATACCTTCAAGTGCAATCCTTGTTTGTCTTACTTGGTGTTGGTATGGTGTCAAATTTGCTTTAATGTCATGTGAAGTTTGCTTCTGGCTCCCTTTACCAGATGGTTTTAAATAGCTTATATGTAAACATACCCTTACTTACTGAGCAATGGACTGTTGggtaagtctataaattcatACTCTAGATTATTAATGCATGATGACAAAATgcagctgttgttttaaattgtGATAATCAGTAGGCTATATCAGGAGTATAAGAAAGAACAAAGACCAGAGGAAAATATAGCCTTTTATgatatgtaagtgtatgtgcaCATGAATAGGATTAGAATCACTATCTGTTACCATAACCCTGTGCTTACTCTAGGTGACCCGACAAGCAAAAAAGTAAGAACAGGAAAAAGTTCTAGGAAAGCAGTTTCACTGCCTcgccactgtgtgtgggtggggaaaTGGATGGGTGGGGAACTGGAGAGGGGAAGGACACATGCACAACATTTTATGACCATGAAAGTCAAACTGACCATTTGTCTGTGGCTCTTTCCCCACAGGTCTCACGTTTCACCCCTGTCCTCCGTGATGCCCGCCTTCGTTTTCAACACAGCTCATCACATGAACCAGAAGAAATCATTCTCGAGAAATTTCCCAAATTTCCTTCGTTTGCTTGGTCGGCTTCAtcactccccctccccaacGGGCTAACGATAGCCAatcacaggaggagagaggggaggagccaCTGCCGAAACGGCAAATAATTGGTAAGCCTATACTAGACGATTTCTATTTTTCCAGTGTTCGGGTCGGAGCCGCACTGCAGCACACACGTTAATGGCGTACAGTGAGTAAGGCTAACGATAAATCTGTTTTATATTCTGGcatgtgtttgactgttttaCTTCGGATTAGTGCCGTGACCTAGTTCTTTGCAGCATGTATTTTTGTCCATTTAAATTCTAAAATTCTGTTTTTCGTAGAGAATTTAAATATTgaattgaaatgtattttttacgCTAAATTGtaatattgatttttttatttaattgtgtgGATTTTAATAGGCGTGGCACCATATTATGATGCAATTTTGATAAAGATGTCGTTATGCTGCAATGCTTAAGGCTCTGTATTATAATAAAATCGCTGTAGGGGAAATAAAACAGTATGTGGCCAATATTTCGAACAATTTTTGAAACATTTTTAGGTCAGATGAAGTAATGCGAAATCAATTGTAATGAGTCCTTTTCTTTACTGCAGGTGAATATTTAACGGATTGGATGACCGAAAAAGAAGAATTATGCTCATTTTCCCCTTCGTCTGAATCGTCTCCCGGCTCCTCCATACCAGCCTCTCCTCTAGAACATGACGTTCAGGTGCCCTCTGATTTGCACATCATGACGTCACTCTTGCAAGAGGAACTTTCTCAGTTTGAGGATTATTTTCTCTCAGACTTCAGCCCAGCCAAAGTGGAGAAATGGCAAAAGAGCCACAAAAGTGTACAAGGAATGGATTCTACCTTGTGCTACGAATTTCCATATGCTTCACACAGCCCAAGCCAGTCAGAAACGAACCCGCTGCTTGTTAGCTTAGGGGAACTCGATCAGGTGGGCTTCTGTGGAGGTCCAATTGGAAGACCCAAAATGTTGCGACCCACAGCATTCAACAACGTTCCTTCACACTACAGTGGTCGAAGGGTGGCTCCCAATACATTCAGGGAAGGCATGGACTCACAAAAGCAGCTATGGAGTTTACAGAAAGAAGCATGGACTTCCAAAGAAAGCTACTCAGGTTTTGATAGCATGGTCGTTGACCATAGCTCTGTGGACAGAACTTTTGGGAAGAACACAGGAGGTGTTAAGAAGGTCAAAGAATGTGCCATATTGttgaaggaagaagaaaactaTTGTTTCCGTGGTGATGTTTTCTGTAGTGTCGAGATGGCCCCTGGTTATTGTATGGGTGGACCCTTGAACTCCCACTCCAAGAAGGAGGGCCATCTGATGCATGGGATGAAGAATGTTGGTTGGCAGGAAAGGATGGATATTCCATTTTTGCAGTGCAACGCCAATGGGAGGAACTTGGAATACTCCGAGCCAGAGGCCACTGAGGAGTACTTCTACCAGCACGGTGTCGGTGCAGCAGAACCTTGTCCTGGCTTCATAGACCCCCTAGACGCTTCAGTGAAAGGGGGCGTCTCGGAGACCCAGCAGGGTCACCGGCCCTACCACGAATGCCTTGGAGAGAGCTTTGAATGTGTCTTAGGAGGGGACAGCGTCATGTCTGCCATTCACAGGCCAATGCAGAGACCAAAGGACAAACTCTGTGCGCTGAAAGCAGACCTGAAGGCTGTCCCGTTGGATGGACATCCTGTAGAGCGAAAGCAGAAGAAACGAGACCAGAACAAAACTGCTGCTCACAGGTAACTCAACAGTATAATATATAAAAAGTTTCACTACTGAAAATACCTTGTCATTAGCATCTGTGTTTAGTTTGTTTAGTAGAAGTTCCTGAGAGAAGAGTtttgatttgtatttattatataaTACTCCATCCAACTCAAATTTTGTGTTCTGTTCCAAAGTTGTTTTGTAAACTTGAAAAACCATATGATGGTTCTAAATGGCAGGTATCGTCAACGTAAGAGGGTGGAGCTGGACTGTCTGGAGGCGGAGCTTTCGGGACTAGAGGGGCAGAACCGAGCGCTCAGAGACAAGGCGGAGTCAGTAGAGCGTGAGATTCAGTATGTCAAAGATCTTCTCATCGAGGTCTACAAGGCTCGTAGCCAGCGCATTAAAGATGATATCAGTGCCTAATTCTCCCATTAGCCAGCTGTGTAATCAGTGGAACTGTGGAAAAGAAGTGAGACTTGcatgatttttctttttattgatGTAGTCACAccgtttaaaaacaaaacaaaacaaaaaataataaattgaACTGTGCATTACTCATGGGTTTCTTCTAAACACATcaaatttatcttgaaattttGACATTATGTACACTGTGACTCTTATTTTAATTTTTGAATTCTACATGCATTCACACTTAAGTTTGTCTTGATGGAAACAGGAAGTAGAGGAAATAAGTGGTGAAAATGAGGCGTATTTAGGTACTCAGTCATGCCTCAGAGATGCTTATTGGACACTGCAGGGGTGCTTCAGAAGAGTTGATGTCATCATGGAAAACTGtgccaaaatatttacaaacaaatatttttacTACTACAGATATTTTGACATGTTTTGCCTAATGCAAATGCAAGGATTATATCCTCAGAGTAATTTCACTTACTCAGGTATCGAATGCATGGACAAAATTAGATGAGCATGGTAGGTCAGGACATGAATGTCTGCTTTGATTTTACAGCATGTATCATGATTGCAGCTCAGTATTTCATATTCTGCTTGTTGacacactttttttgtattctggtatttttgttattttctttaatATGCACCATTATATACCCACTGTTTTATTTGCATTGTCAGTAGTGTGGGTGTCGTAGTTAATGTATGGAATTGCTTTTCCTCTTGTTTCAATGCAGCAGTTAAATAATAGAGTACTGGACAATCATGTTTGATCTTGACACACTgtttcaaattgaattgaaaaattCTATAGAATCTGTTCACAATGGAAAAGCCGAATAAAGAGCTTGATTTTTATGGTATTTCAGCAAGTCTTGCTTTTGTCGTTTAATATGatgatttttttctgttcattacGCCTTGTATGAATGTATATTTTTATAACTTTTTTCActgaatttattttttctttcaactCAGCTTTCATTCAGACAGCACAAGTCTCATTTGCTTCACAAGTCACCTTTTAAACATACAGTCCCAGTACCCGATGGACACGGCAGAAATGTGCAAACATTTGCATATCAATCTCCATTACAACCAGCCTATGCTGTCCGTGCAACCCCCTACCCGTGTGCAGCAGCCACTGGCGATGTCAGTatttgcagagagagagtggtggagggttgGCGCTGTTTATTTTAGATGAAGGCTGTATCCTAAATTGCTCAAGAAATTGTCTTGAGTTGCACTACAGGGATATGGATTATTTAGTGTACTATCCTCAATGCAAAGAATCAAAAACTATGATTATTATATATTCTCAACAGTAAAATAGTGTGCTCAAAATAGGGTTTCTCAGTCTTTTCCATGAGTTACTATAGGTTGCCTGATGTGAGGCAATGGTAGAAATTGAGTATGTCTAATTAATGAAACTCTTACAAGATTCtcacagaaaataaaaatgtactgttgtgaatgtgttgtcATCTCAATATTACAAAATATTCAATTGAATGGAAAAAGCACTAACACATAGTGAGTCATATTTCAATTTCAAATAAGCAACGAATTGAAAGCCTTCCATGATATTCCTAATCTTAACATTTTGCAAACATCTGTAAACATTACAGTGTAAGACATGTTTTCTGCCACGTCTTTTATCCATGACTTTctatctgattttttttatgtagcaCAAGGAACATGTGGTTTGTCGAGTACCTCTGCACTACCTCATTGGACCAGAGGGGGGAGCCTGGAAGGACATTTTTAAAGCTGCAAGTTATAAACTGAATGCAGGAGACATGCAGTACAGGTTTGCACCTGTTGACCAACCCAAGAATTTTAATTATGGCCCTACAGCTTGCTGCTAAAACATAAAAGCTGACTTTGGTGATTCACATACGTCGCTGTCAACATGCTGACCTTCAAATATCATAAGTACTCTCACTGTTGCAGATTTTCTGAAGTGCTTTGCCACATCATTAATGTTGTTAAAATTATGTGGGAGAAACCTTACCTTACTTACTCACTTCACATATGACAAACGTTTAAGCACATATAATTGAATGCTAAAGAGCTGTATGATTTACCAAAGTTTTAATCTAAAATTGAAATCTCAGTTTTCAAACACATTCCCAGACTATGAATCTATTTCCTGAAACATGTGTTTCTTAAATTGCAGCGGTATGGTATGGCatttttgtatatgtatatatatatgtgtgtgtgtgtgtgtgtgtgtgcgtgtgcgtgtgcgtgtgtgtgtgtgtatacaggacTAAGACTCATACATATCAAAAAGGAGttacaaagacaaagaaattaTAGtgtagaaatacaaataaagatgAGAAAAGCCCTGATTCTAGCTCGCAAACTAGAATCACGTCGCCCACTCCAAGGAGAATTGACCTAAGGGGTGACATGATATAATTGACATGGCGTGCAATGGATCGATAAAAAAACAGATTGCGCAAATACCCAACATTTTTTTTGCAGACGCCCTATACTGCCCCCAGCAAGTTGTCGCCTTGGGCATAGTATGACTATGACTGTATACTATAACTCATGATGGCTTTTGACATCTATTTAAGGATTAAAGATTAGATATCTTCAGTGAACTAGACTCTGAATGATGGCGTTAAGAATCATGTCCTGGAAAATTACAGTtacagttttgagaaatgtttcaGGTACTGAGTCAGACAtagaaaatgtaaaagtaataaatattgtaataaaaaaaagggTTTATCAATCTGTTTCACAGACTGATAATTGTAAGGCATCAATTGACCATAGgacacacatatttttttttaaagagcatTCTCGCACCATTTGGGGTCCAGTGATTTAAATGTTTTGAATACAGTACAATTTTCAACATATTGTAAAACAGACAACTACAGTATGTCTTAGGTGAAGAACAACTCGGAAATATGGGCTGGTCAATTTGGGTGAGCATGTGTATTAACAGAACTTTACACAGTGCAGTCTCCTGATAGGGATCACATTACAAATGAAATTAAGATTTAGGTAAGAATGGTCATGGAAAGTCTGGAATTATACTGTTTTCTTTATCGTCACTAATCATGAATGATGAATATTGAGCAGTAATATTGAGAAATATAAAAACGTAAAAACAAGTATCATTGCGTGAGATGTATTTTCTTATGACACGTCACGTCCTCGTAGTACACCGCCAATGAGTTACTCACAGTTTCAAAGTGCGTTTTTTGACAAACACTCTGTGTAATAACTTCTAGAGGAATCTTACTCAGCCAGTTTGCTGATAGACAGACAGTAAGTGAGTTGTGCGAAAACAGCTGTGGGGCACAATAAATCTTTGATCTCTTGGGACACTGAGAAGCCATGGATTCTTCCTGTGCGTGAGAAGCTGAGAGAGGTTGCTGTTTCCCCCCAGGGCCCTAATCATCTCCTGTCATGGTGTCATACGAATAACTGCACACACCGAAGTAGTGGTTGTTATGAAAattaaaatgtacttaaaaTGTGATTCAAGTTTACCCTTCATAATATTATCTCAAAATTGTCTGGTTATTATAGCAAGGCGttgatgatgtctgtgtgtcacctTGGGATTGTGATACTGGCCTTTACAAGTCTTAATGTTTTGCATAACTGAATGAGATGTACTATTATGTAGTTTTCAAATTGTGCCTTTGCAAAACAAATCTTTATTTGCCTCTGTTGGTTTATCAAATTAATCATACttcaatgtgtttatttatttattcatttatttagttttcttACATGCATAAAATAACGACCATTTTTGATACACTAAATGAAAGTAAAGGGCAAAATATAAGTGCACAATACAATGCAAGGACAGTGAATCCAAAACAATGGCACCACTAGTCAGGTTGTGAAATACGACCTGACCCGTGGGAGTCTTTTCTGCCTCGGTGGCTTTGTGCTTCTCACAATTCCCCTGAACTACCCACCCAGTCCTCAGCTTTCATCAAACAAGACACCTTGTACACACCCGAAAAGCAAACATAAAGGACTGGTGCAGGCCCCTATGAACGGTTCAAGGTGCATTTTCACACCCAGTGTGCACAGAGACTGTCACCATGAGAATAGGAAAGACACTTATAGATAGATATCATCATTTCCTAACAGTACCATGCCCGAGATATATGAATACCTTTTaaaaaacactcaaatacacgATACAAATGACtgcatacagaaacacaatcCATTCTTAGGTAAATATTGATCCAATAATTACCTAATgtaggctttgtagctaaaagTTACATACTTTATACATTGTAAGTAAGAAATATTATATCCCTGCCACAAACTGTTTTGTACACCTGTACTGCTCATTTAATACCCACTATGGAAAAGTGGTGCTAATGGTAGACTAGCTATGAAACTTAACACTTCTTTTCCTCCATTTCCTTCCCTTGCTGTATGCATTTAGAATGTTTAccggcgacagtggtacagtaggtagagaagtcgtttagtaatcagaaggttgctagttcgattccctgtcgaagcgtccttgagcaagacactgaacccctaattgctcctgatgtgcagtgtgccatcggtgtaaatgtaaaatgtgtatacattgtaagtcacacatatgtaagtcgctttggataaaagcgtctgctaaatgactaaatgtaaagtaCACAATGACTCACAAAGAAGGGTAAGTTGTTCTGTCAGGCCCTCTACTATTCAACGGTTAAATAATCAAATGAAAGGAATACATGTATAATCCCTATCACCCAATACGTAAAACATTTGGAAGTGTCATTAAAAACATCACAAATGTATTATCTGTTGataaaaaaagcaaaataagaTTCTGCACTAATGTATTCTTCCCAGTAGACATAAAAATATAAGATAATGTGATACGCTTTGTAAGATGGAACGTGAAATTAACAGTGatatgttgtaaaaaaaaaaaaagaactgatgCAAATACACACCAATTAGTAATCCAAAACTCACCCTTTGCTCCCACCCATTcatatacacaaaacaaacaatatgtGGATAACtctattaaaggtacagtctgcgattctggttaaatgttatttatatttGAGCATAtaagccaatcaaattacaccctccTTCTATtttcctgaagcaacgtgttgattggctgggatagtGTATGCTTTGGTCAGAGCAACGATCACCAGTTcttgtgcacgcacacacagaacagacaagtATTAGAACTTGTATTGTATTTGAATCACAGGCTGCACCTTTAAAAAGTCAtactaaatcaaatcaaagacatacaaacatttGGATGCCACTAAAATGTAACAAACAGAGGAAGTTTCATAGAAACCAGCTAATGAGCAACCCCAGTGAAAATTGCAGTACTCTGCAACAACACTTAGGCTGCATAATACATAGCTTTGACCCTAAGCCCAGAAGAACAAGCTCCTCTCTAAAAGGTCCTTGACATGAACTACTCGCTTTCCAACTACTTGCTTTCCAACTACTGTTGgcgttcttcttcttcttctgggcTCTCTTCCGAGACAGGTTCAAGCTTGTATTAACTCAAAAACATGTACCGTCAGTTAACAGGACTGCATTCCTccagcacaaccacacacacacatgtgaagttCATACGAACTAATCGTGTGGAATGGGAGGCCGTAGCTAGGTCATGCAGATCTCCTGTaacaagagaaacacagaaaacacagaattCAGTGTGGTGCCCAACTCTGACCCCCGCCTGTGTTTCTCAGTATGGCACGTGGCAACAAACAAGCTCTTTTGCTCATGTCAAATATGTACAGGAACACACGTTGTCGTACGCTCTTTCTTTCATGCTAATTCAATTCCAAACTCCATtgacagttcttttttttatggatCAGTccacaaatacaaaacagcaCAGTGTGAGCGTGAGTATGAGCGTGAGTATGAGGTGAAGCAATTCGTGGTTTGCAATTCCAAGTGATGTTCATAGGAAAGACAGACCTACCACATTTTGTCTTGGTGGGAGGACATTTTCATGTTGACACACGTGCGACTCCGCACTGGTATGGAGCCGTAGGCCATGATGCTGAGGCGGCTGGAACAAACAGAGACGTTTTCAGTGTTTTGGGTGAAACTCTCTCATACACGTTACAGCTTTTCTCCGTCAACAGGCACCAACAATCCCTGAATTCCTGAATCCCAGTACTCCTTTGAATTTCAATCCATGTGATATTAACCTGTCTATACCCCACTTTTTGAATTTTAAGGGATCACAAATCTGCGCCGATACTGATGTATATCATCTTATACATGTTAGGGGTATTACACATTAGATATACGGTATTATATCATACAACACATGCCATACTTACCACACTGTGCATGTTGCTTTCCATTTGCAGGAGGCACTCCAGAGTCTCCATCATCTGCTCCTTCCGCAGGGCTTGGAGCCTCCCGTGGCTGTGCAGGCTCCTCTGATCCCCTTCTCGCACCGTGCCGCCGAGGGCCATGGCTGCACTCTGCAAGACACTCAGCCCTGGATGACAAAACACGAAGGAAAGAATTAATGAAGATTCACAGAGCATGTTGGACATCATTACAGCGTATATAAAGAGGACAAACTGCATCATGTCAAGTTCAAACATGCAAAAattataaatgaataaacacataaatagcTATAAAtcacaaaataataaataaagaatTATACGTAAAACTGGCTCAAAACTGGCTCAAAGTGAGCCTCAAAATATATTGAATAGGGGCTAAACAGAGGATCCCTTAAGAAGGAAGTAAATTAGTGTTAGCAGATTGCCAGGGGACTTTGACCTTCCAAAAACAGCACATATATCTGCGCTTCTCTAACCTCATGTCCCTAAACAACACAGGGTGTGGCAGAACAGTCAGAGTGAATAGGAGACATTTCATACCATTAAAATCCTTGACCTCTAAATCTACATGCACTCCATCTTTCATCGAGTTTTCGATGACCTGTTGAGAAAATGGAATGATATGTTAGTTCAATGCAAAGTTTGCGACATGAAGTACAATGTGATTTCACAACTTTGGCCTTGGAAAATTTACAAAGCTTCAACAGCCATGTACTCCCTGAAGACACAGACTGAAAAAGACTAGTTGTTGTGACCTGGAGAATGGAGCTGTGTACCTCTGTAAGATGTTTAACAGTAAGACATTTCCAAAGCGATACAGGAGGTTTATGTACCTCTAACACCCTGACGTAGCCACTTTCAGCACTGAGATGAAGACATGTTTTTCCACACAGGTCCCTCTCATTGATGTTGGCACCCAAACTGATCAGGTCAGCCACCATCAGATGCTGGTTCCTCTGTGCAGCCAAGTGGAGAGCAGTCTATCAGGAAAAGAACCCCAAAAACAAGTGGTTATCATTAGAGGAATACATAAATGTCACTTTTCCATGAATTGCAATGCATGACTTTGCTTTTCTTTacctttccctccccttctttaGCATTCAGTTGCATCAGGGCAGCCATCCTTTTGGCGACGATGTACACAGGTGCCCGTTTGCCCTCTTCGACCAGTCGATGAAGCAGCCTGGAGATGTGTTAGGACAAAAGTTCATGACCCTTACAATTAAACCACTGAAATGTTTTTGGAAAATGATATCATGGCTAATAACTTTAATGGAGTAACACTGACAACCTTATAAACACGACTGTGCAAAGACTACAAAGAGAAGGGGCTCTTTTAGTTATGGCGGCCAATCAGACTGCTCTTATGCCAACTACTATATGTGAATGTTATTAGTCTTATGTAATTCTTTCTAACAGGCAAGTGCTTCTTTTCCGTGGAAAGAAatccttaaaaaaacaaaactctaAACGGGGTCAGGAAatatgtctctatgtgtgtacatgtgcctgCTTCCTTTAAAAGCAAAGAAACAATATTTATTGTTAAGGACGTTCTAGTAAaggtgtgaatctgtgtgtgtgtgcgtgtgtatgtggtgtgtgtgtgtgtgtgtgtgtgtgtgtgagagagagagggggggggggcggcgtcAGAGAGGGTAATTGGTCAGCTACTAATTACCCTAAAATAACAACGGTGTGTGTGACTAACACCACCCACACCTAGAGTACTGTTGCATTACTGAAGAATGAGCCCTTGCAGCTTACAGCCACCTGTGCTCCATAAAACTGAGCTATTTATATTGTAGATAAGTCTGATTTACTGGCTTGACTTACATTTTTCCATTCCTGTCAGGTGCAAGAAGCTCTCTGTTGGATATTCTTTTAAGAAGGTTCCCCTCCTTCTCGAGCTGGTTCCAGAAGAACTCGTTAGTCCACTCCTTCTGCTGATAGCAGAGTTGCTGGAACCCAGGACTTTTCATTGATCCCTCTCCATGGTCCAGTCCCAAGTCACAGGGAGGCTCTGGGCTTGGTTGAAAGGCGTCGTGATATGAGGGGATTTGGTAGTCACCTGGACTGGGGCAGTCGTCAGCGACACACTGCTGTGGGCTGGGGTGAAAGTCTGATGAGTGGTCAATACTGTAGCCACTAAGGCTGTCAGAGATGAGGTCAATGCTCTGACGGTACTGTGGGCACGGGAAGGAGAAGCAACTTTCTGGGGAGGGCACTGGAGTTGAGAAAGGCTCTGGGGTTAAAGCCATCTCAGTTTTCTGATTGAACTCACAGACGTATGTCTGAGGGAAGAACTCTTTTGGCAACTGATTGTACTGGGAACTGTTGGGTGAGGCGAGAAATTTGCTTGGTTGGTTTGTAAGCGTGCTAGTCTTAAGGTCTTCTTCCAACACCTCCACTATGATGGATAATTCTTCCTGAGCCATTGTGTGATGTTTTTTCTAGAAGTcaaataaaacagacaaaacattcACCTAACTCGTCCACAGATAGTTTGAAAGTGAGCAGACAACTTGGTGAATGGTTTTCACTAGTATATGGTATTCACTAGTATTCACCTGGCTGTTTCTTCGATCTGCTGAAGTCTTGACTCGTTTTTTATCTCCTGTACAAAGGCAAACATGAATCACACAGTGTCAAAGCAAGTCACACATTTCAAATGGATAGTTTAATAGTCTTTTTCTCACGTTTACCTTTTGATGTTTTTCCCGAGATTCTCTATGGAATGAAAGAGTACATGAGTAAACAGACATGTACAAACTATTACAACAATATAAGTACAAAATTATGAGAAGAAATTGTATCTTCATGACAGTAGCCTACCTGAATATCCTTTGGATCCATGCCCTTGGCGAGGCGTATGTTCCTTAACAAGTCCCTGACAGGCATTCTTACTCTGACACCAAGATATCTTTTCTCAGCTTTAGACCTGGAACGTTTAGTACCTGTGTAAAGAAAGGTAGATTCATCATTCGCTGTAGCAAAACTATCTGACTATTTCACAACTCCCACTTTGCAAATCATCTATTAATCTATCCTtagctaaaaaaaataaaacagttacAACCTTACCATTTAAAGATGGAACTGAGAGTTTGGCATTTTCACCGTTGGAGTCAAAGTGAACCTCGGATATCGGACGCATGATCTCAGTGTAGCAGGTGGTCACTTGCACTTGTTAATATTTCTCCCTGTAGCCGTGAGTTGACGTCTTGGCAACGAAAGCCTTTCCCTCCGATCGAACTCAGGATCTGCTATATCCTTGAAGCCAGCTGTAAACGTTTGTTTTTAACCTACAGGTCACACATATTTCCTTTATGTGGTTCgtgataaaatatttaaatagaTATTTATGTTGTTCTACCAGTGCACCTCCTCTCTAGACATGTCTTGCAAATGCACAGAAGCGACGTTAGGCAGGCTATAAGCTATGTCCCAGATCCGGTTGAAGGCGTGTACacaatttttttctttacttcacATGTATGTCAGAACCAGTGTTGCAGCAATTTCATCT
It contains:
- the atf5b gene encoding uncharacterized protein atf5b, which gives rise to MAYSEYLTDWMTEKEELCSFSPSSESSPGSSIPASPLEHDVQVPSDLHIMTSLLQEELSQFEDYFLSDFSPAKVEKWQKSHKSVQGMDSTLCYEFPYASHSPSQSETNPLLVSLGELDQVGFCGGPIGRPKMLRPTAFNNVPSHYSGRRVAPNTFREGMDSQKQLWSLQKEAWTSKESYSGFDSMVVDHSSVDRTFGKNTGGVKKVKECAILLKEEENYCFRGDVFCSVEMAPGYCMGGPLNSHSKKEGHLMHGMKNVGWQERMDIPFLQCNANGRNLEYSEPEATEEYFYQHGVGAAEPCPGFIDPLDASVKGGVSETQQGHRPYHECLGESFECVLGGDSVMSAIHRPMQRPKDKLCALKADLKAVPLDGHPVERKQKKRDQNKTAAHRYRQRKRVELDCLEAELSGLEGQNRALRDKAESVEREIQYVKDLLIEVYKARSQRIKDDISA
- the zgc:113279 gene encoding NF-kappa-B inhibitor zeta, producing the protein MRPISEVHFDSNGENAKLSVPSLNGTKRSRSKAEKRYLGVRVRMPVRDLLRNIRLAKGMDPKDIQRISGKTSKGDKKRVKTSADRRNSQKKHHTMAQEELSIIVEVLEEDLKTSTLTNQPSKFLASPNSSQYNQLPKEFFPQTYVCEFNQKTEMALTPEPFSTPVPSPESCFSFPCPQYRQSIDLISDSLSGYSIDHSSDFHPSPQQCVADDCPSPGDYQIPSYHDAFQPSPEPPCDLGLDHGEGSMKSPGFQQLCYQQKEWTNEFFWNQLEKEGNLLKRISNRELLAPDRNGKMLLHRLVEEGKRAPVYIVAKRMAALMQLNAKEGEGKTALHLAAQRNQHLMVADLISLGANINERDLCGKTCLHLSAESGYVRVLEVIENSMKDGVHVDLEVKDFNGLSVLQSAAMALGGTVREGDQRSLHSHGRLQALRKEQMMETLECLLQMESNMHSVVSMACVV